The following are from one region of the Synechococcus sp. CBW1108 genome:
- the cbbX gene encoding CbbX protein, whose protein sequence is MGYPSDDTLIDLQSAYDGAGIQAMLDQLDRELIGLRPVKARIREIAALLVVDRARQQVGLETTPPSLHMSFTGRPGTGKTTVAERMSNILHGLGYVRKGHVVTATRDDLVGQYIGHTAPKTREMLKKAMGGVLFIDEAYYLYRPENERDYGAEAIEILLQVMEGNRDDLVVIFAGYKERMDIFYQSNPGLSSRVANHIDFPDYSAAELLAIAQLILAAENYRFSEEASLAFAEYIQRRMQLPFFANARSIRNAIDRARMRQANRLFSRMGSPLTKLDLMTLEAVDITISRVFAGELEGGDPARPLS, encoded by the coding sequence ATGGGTTACCCCTCTGACGACACCCTGATCGACCTGCAATCGGCCTATGACGGGGCGGGTATCCAGGCGATGCTGGACCAGCTGGACCGGGAGCTGATCGGCCTGCGGCCAGTGAAGGCCCGGATCCGGGAGATCGCTGCCCTGTTGGTGGTGGATAGGGCGCGTCAGCAGGTGGGCCTGGAGACCACCCCGCCGAGCCTGCACATGTCGTTCACGGGGCGGCCGGGCACCGGCAAGACCACGGTGGCCGAGCGTATGAGCAATATTCTGCATGGCCTGGGCTACGTGCGCAAGGGCCATGTGGTTACCGCTACCCGCGACGACCTGGTGGGTCAGTACATCGGCCACACGGCCCCTAAAACGCGGGAGATGCTCAAAAAAGCGATGGGCGGCGTGTTGTTCATTGATGAGGCTTACTATCTATACCGCCCGGAAAATGAGCGCGACTATGGCGCCGAGGCGATTGAAATCCTGCTCCAGGTGATGGAGGGCAACCGGGATGATCTGGTGGTTATCTTTGCTGGCTATAAGGAGCGGATGGATATTTTCTATCAAAGCAACCCAGGCCTCTCCTCCAGGGTGGCAAACCACATTGATTTTCCCGACTACTCTGCTGCGGAGCTGCTGGCGATCGCCCAATTGATTCTCGCTGCTGAAAACTACCGCTTCAGCGAAGAAGCCAGCCTGGCCTTTGCCGAATATATCCAGCGCCGCATGCAGCTGCCCTTTTTTGCCAACGCCCGCTCGATTCGCAATGCGATCGACCGGGCCCGCATGCGCCAGGCCAACCGGCTATTCAGCCGCATGGGCAGCCCACTCACCAAGCTGGATCTGATGACACTCGAAGCGGTGGACATCACGATCAGCCGGGTGTTTGCCGGCGAACTGGAGGGAGGCGACCCGGCCAGGCCGCTTTCGTAA
- a CDS encoding 4a-hydroxytetrahydrobiopterin dehydratase: MDQAWTPRPKPDQPERLERRLEFDDYATTRDFLERLNALCEQQQRFPDISFGRTYVNLTLRAEADNTPIGEPEWAFSAAIDGLIC, encoded by the coding sequence ATGGACCAAGCCTGGACTCCCCGCCCCAAACCCGACCAGCCTGAGCGGCTGGAGAGGCGACTGGAATTTGACGATTACGCCACAACCCGCGACTTTCTCGAGCGGCTCAATGCCCTGTGCGAGCAGCAGCAACGTTTCCCCGATATCAGCTTCGGCCGCACCTACGTCAACCTCACCCTGCGGGCTGAGGCTGACAACACCCCCATTGGGGAGCCTGAGTGGGCCTTTAGTGCAGCGATTGACGGGCTGATCTGCTGA
- a CDS encoding CO2 hydration protein yields the protein MPIISAELVRSGGMPSAAELEASLLAGQTLLSNTAEHLIEVVDVLDSYGQVLDAYSKNLIFQAEQQFLLPFPLFKYLDGDKSVAKIWRHLNHDRINFEYAEYCMKAMLWHGTGGLDAYLDSDPFAANCRAIIGRKTRRDPLLALLHPVFRGFLIELIRTAATTSALGQFWRVMSDLFLDLAAAEAAGRISSIEAVVEFIKDGLVAAAGKPITYAVEIEGERMWVLPPEAGLTFLADVAVPYVEAVFLRGLPFLGTVSFNAQAQQISPDQGQFAYGALYADPLPSMGAGVPPSLLMQDMFRHLPERLHQLYRQRGRGEGDVRVKICMSFQKSMFCVTNAAIRGTFPSPLSTQDPAEQAANRAYAAAWASRLAVARTDCLD from the coding sequence ATGCCGATCATTTCTGCTGAACTGGTGCGCAGCGGCGGCATGCCCAGCGCCGCCGAGCTGGAGGCCTCCCTGCTGGCCGGCCAAACCCTGCTGAGCAACACGGCCGAGCACCTGATCGAGGTGGTGGATGTGCTGGATAGTTACGGGCAGGTGCTCGATGCCTACAGCAAAAACCTGATCTTCCAGGCCGAGCAGCAATTTCTGCTGCCCTTCCCACTCTTTAAATATCTCGATGGTGATAAGAGTGTGGCCAAGATCTGGCGCCATCTCAATCACGACCGGATCAATTTCGAGTATGCCGAATACTGCATGAAAGCCATGCTCTGGCATGGCACTGGCGGCCTCGATGCCTATCTGGATTCGGATCCTTTTGCCGCCAATTGCCGCGCCATCATTGGCCGCAAGACCCGCCGCGATCCCCTGCTGGCTCTGCTCCACCCTGTGTTTCGGGGCTTCCTGATCGAGCTGATCCGTACAGCGGCCACCACCTCTGCCCTGGGTCAGTTCTGGCGGGTGATGAGCGATCTTTTCCTGGATCTGGCCGCAGCCGAGGCGGCTGGGCGGATCAGCTCGATCGAAGCGGTGGTGGAATTTATCAAGGACGGTCTGGTGGCCGCCGCCGGCAAGCCGATCACCTATGCGGTGGAGATCGAGGGTGAACGGATGTGGGTGTTGCCGCCGGAGGCCGGCCTCACCTTCCTTGCGGATGTGGCCGTGCCCTATGTAGAGGCCGTATTCCTGAGGGGATTGCCTTTTCTGGGCACGGTGAGTTTCAACGCCCAGGCCCAGCAGATCTCGCCGGACCAAGGCCAGTTTGCCTACGGCGCTCTCTACGCCGATCCCCTGCCGAGCATGGGGGCCGGCGTGCCTCCCAGCCTGCTCATGCAGGACATGTTCCGCCATTTGCCGGAGCGGTTGCACCAGTTGTATCGCCAGCGCGGCCGGGGCGAGGGGGACGTGCGCGTCAAGATCTGCATGAGCTTCCAGAAGTCGATGTTCTGCGTCACCAATGCCGCCATCCGCGGCACCTTCCCCAGCCCGCTTAGCACCCAGGATCCAGCTGAGCAGGCAGCCAACCGCGCCTATGCCGCAGCCTGGGCCAGCCGCCTGGCGGTGGCCCGCACCGATTGCCTGGATTGA
- a CDS encoding NADH-quinone oxidoreductase subunit M, with protein sequence MLSLLLLIPFAGALLLALWPGRPAEGRMRTVTLVVLGLQLAWSLVVLARFDPANSAMQLQESLPWVDSLGLEYKLGVDGLSLPLVLINAALTLVSAICTRDIDKRPRVYFLLLLVISGAVNGAFLAENLLLFFLFYELELIPLWGLIAIWGGVNRAYAATKFLIFTAVSGMLILGAFLGLALLTGTADFSLTPITGERLAMGSQLLLLGALLIGFGIKVPLFPFHNWLPDAHTQASTPVSVLLAGVLLKLGTYGLLRFCMGLFPEAWGLLAPGLAIWAAVSVLFGSLAAIAQKDMKRMVAYSSVGHMGYILLAAAAATPVAILGAVFQMVAHGLISALLFLLVGIVYRKTGTRDLTVLHGLLNPERGLPFTGTLMIVGVMASAGMPGMAGFISEFMVFRGSIGAFPLATLLSMVGSGLTAVYFLLLVNRAFFGRLAVTPPTDPVAHGRLDVNLAAVAPRETIPAMALAVAVFAIGLLPYGLGRLSEAASTAMVQLPALAAAVYSGGLG encoded by the coding sequence ATGCTGAGCCTGCTGCTGCTGATTCCCTTTGCCGGAGCCCTGTTGCTGGCCCTCTGGCCCGGGCGGCCGGCGGAGGGGCGCATGCGCACGGTGACCCTGGTGGTGTTGGGCCTGCAGCTGGCCTGGAGCCTGGTGGTGCTGGCCCGCTTCGACCCCGCCAACAGCGCCATGCAGTTGCAGGAATCCCTGCCCTGGGTGGACAGCCTGGGCCTCGAATACAAGCTCGGGGTGGATGGCCTCTCGCTGCCCTTGGTGCTGATCAACGCTGCTCTGACACTGGTTTCGGCCATCTGCACCCGCGATATCGACAAGCGGCCGCGCGTCTACTTTCTGCTGCTGCTGGTCATTAGTGGCGCCGTGAATGGGGCCTTTCTGGCCGAAAACCTGCTGCTCTTTTTCCTTTTCTACGAGCTCGAACTGATTCCCCTCTGGGGCCTGATTGCCATCTGGGGCGGAGTGAACCGGGCCTATGCGGCCACCAAGTTTTTGATCTTCACTGCCGTTTCCGGCATGTTGATCCTGGGAGCTTTTCTGGGGCTGGCCCTGTTGACGGGCACCGCGGACTTCAGCCTCACGCCGATCACCGGCGAACGGCTGGCCATGGGCAGCCAGCTGCTGCTACTTGGCGCCCTGCTGATCGGCTTCGGCATCAAGGTGCCCCTGTTCCCCTTCCACAACTGGCTCCCCGATGCCCACACCCAGGCCTCCACGCCGGTTTCGGTGCTGCTGGCCGGGGTGCTGCTGAAGCTGGGCACTTATGGGTTACTGCGTTTCTGCATGGGCCTCTTCCCCGAGGCCTGGGGCCTTTTGGCCCCTGGCCTGGCGATCTGGGCGGCGGTTTCGGTGCTGTTTGGTTCGCTGGCGGCGATCGCCCAGAAGGACATGAAACGCATGGTGGCCTACAGCTCCGTCGGCCACATGGGCTACATCCTGCTGGCTGCAGCAGCGGCCACACCGGTGGCGATCCTGGGGGCAGTTTTCCAGATGGTGGCCCACGGCCTGATCTCAGCCCTGCTGTTTCTGCTAGTGGGAATCGTGTACCGCAAAACCGGCACCCGCGACCTCACCGTGTTGCACGGCTTGCTCAACCCCGAACGGGGCCTGCCATTTACCGGCACGTTGATGATCGTGGGGGTGATGGCCAGCGCCGGCATGCCTGGCATGGCTGGCTTTATATCTGAGTTCATGGTTTTCCGCGGCAGTATCGGCGCGTTCCCCCTTGCCACCCTTCTTTCGATGGTGGGTTCGGGGCTGACGGCTGTTTACTTTTTGCTGCTGGTAAACCGGGCCTTCTTCGGCCGGCTGGCGGTTACTCCACCCACCGATCCAGTGGCCCATGGCCGGCTTGATGTGAATCTGGCTGCGGTGGCCCCGCGGGAAACCATCCCGGCGATGGCCCTGGCTGTGGCGGTGTTTGCGATCGGCCTGCTGCCCTACGGCCTGGGCCGCCTGAGCGAGGCCGCCAGCACGGCCATGGTCCAGCTGCCAGCCCTGGCGGCCGCCGTGTATTCCGGAGGCCTGGGCTGA
- a CDS encoding NAD(P)H-quinone oxidoreductase subunit F, with amino-acid sequence MSAPPLPLSIQLVWMVPLYGFSGMVLSLPWAAGWFKRNGPRPAAYLNLLVTLLAVIHGSLILQQVWAIGPQHLEIGWFQAADLDLRIGFDLSLTNLAALELVTGMSLLGQVYALGYLDKEWALARFYALVGFFEGALAGVVLSSSLFMSYFLLEMLTLSTYLLVGFWYAQPLVVTAARDAFLTKRVGDVLLLMGMVALSAWAGSMEFGDLYVWAAEADASGALTPLAGTLLGLGLIAGPMGKCAQFPMHLWLDEAMEGPNPASILRNSVVVTAGALVLIKVMPLLRFSPLPTTVLLVVGTISAVAGALVAIAQVDIKRAFSYSTTSYLGLVFIAIALQQPAIALLLLFAHGLAKALIFMSVGSIIATTNCQDLTELGGLGSRMPATTTAYLVGSAGLVGLLPLGCFWCFGLLVEAFASQYPFFAAVLLLTNGLTAFNFIRVFRHVFMGPALPKTKRAPEVNWLMALPMVSLTVLVVLMPLLMARIDSVPGIASFSWPVALAVAASGLIGAVGGSLVPLNKFWSRSMTRSLRLLQDLLASDFYTDRIYRATIVAAVAGLARLSNWIDQTLVNGLVNGIGRLSLASAEGLKLGVSGQLQSYVLTVLAAILLLLASLQWLPLQGLRG; translated from the coding sequence TTGTCCGCCCCACCCCTGCCCCTGTCGATCCAGCTGGTCTGGATGGTCCCCCTATACGGGTTCAGCGGCATGGTGCTGTCGCTGCCGTGGGCGGCCGGCTGGTTCAAGCGCAACGGCCCCCGTCCGGCCGCCTACCTCAACCTGCTGGTGACCCTGCTGGCTGTGATCCACGGCAGCCTTATCCTCCAGCAGGTTTGGGCAATCGGCCCCCAGCACCTGGAAATTGGTTGGTTCCAGGCTGCCGACCTCGACCTGCGCATCGGCTTCGATCTCTCGCTCACCAACCTGGCGGCGCTTGAGCTGGTCACCGGCATGAGCCTGCTGGGCCAGGTGTATGCCCTCGGTTATCTCGATAAGGAATGGGCCCTGGCCCGCTTCTATGCCCTGGTGGGCTTTTTTGAGGGGGCGCTTGCCGGCGTGGTGCTGAGCAGCAGCCTGTTCATGAGTTACTTCCTGCTGGAGATGCTCACCCTGTCCACCTATCTGTTGGTGGGCTTCTGGTATGCCCAGCCCCTGGTGGTGACCGCCGCCCGCGATGCCTTCCTCACCAAAAGGGTGGGCGATGTGCTGCTGCTGATGGGCATGGTTGCCCTTTCAGCCTGGGCGGGCTCGATGGAGTTCGGTGATCTCTACGTCTGGGCGGCTGAGGCCGACGCCAGCGGCGCCCTCACCCCCCTGGCCGGCACCTTGCTGGGGCTGGGGCTGATCGCCGGGCCCATGGGTAAGTGCGCCCAGTTCCCCATGCACCTCTGGCTCGATGAGGCTATGGAGGGGCCGAATCCGGCCTCGATCCTGCGCAATTCGGTGGTCGTCACCGCCGGCGCCCTGGTGCTGATCAAGGTGATGCCGCTGCTGCGCTTCTCCCCCCTGCCCACCACCGTGCTGCTGGTGGTGGGCACGATCAGTGCGGTCGCTGGCGCCCTGGTGGCGATCGCCCAGGTGGATATCAAACGGGCCTTCTCCTACTCCACCACCTCCTACCTGGGGCTGGTGTTCATCGCCATCGCCCTGCAGCAGCCGGCGATTGCCCTGCTGTTGCTGTTTGCTCACGGACTGGCCAAGGCCCTGATCTTCATGAGCGTGGGCAGCATCATCGCCACCACCAACTGCCAGGACCTGACCGAACTCGGTGGCCTCGGCTCCCGAATGCCCGCCACCACCACCGCCTACCTGGTGGGTAGCGCCGGCCTGGTGGGCCTGCTGCCCCTGGGCTGCTTCTGGTGCTTCGGGCTCCTGGTGGAGGCATTTGCCAGCCAGTACCCCTTCTTTGCCGCCGTTCTGCTGCTCACCAACGGTCTGACAGCCTTCAACTTCATCCGGGTATTTCGCCATGTGTTCATGGGCCCGGCCCTGCCCAAAACCAAGCGCGCCCCCGAGGTGAACTGGTTGATGGCCCTGCCGATGGTGAGCCTGACGGTGCTGGTGGTGTTGATGCCCCTGCTGATGGCGCGCATCGATTCGGTGCCAGGCATAGCGTCCTTCTCCTGGCCCGTGGCCCTGGCCGTCGCCGCCAGCGGCCTCATTGGGGCGGTGGGCGGCTCCCTGGTGCCCCTGAACAAGTTCTGGTCCCGCTCGATGACCCGGTCGCTGCGGCTGCTGCAGGACCTGCTCGCCTCCGACTTCTACACCGACCGGATTTACCGCGCCACGATCGTGGCGGCGGTGGCGGGTCTGGCCCGGCTCTCGAACTGGATCGACCAGACCCTGGTGAATGGCCTGGTCAACGGGATCGGCCGGCTGTCGCTGGCCAGCGCCGAGGGGCTCAAGCTGGGGGTGAGCGGCCAGCTGCAGAGCTATGTGCTTACGGTGCTTGCGGCGATCCTGTTGCTGCTGGCCTCCCTGCAGTGGTTGCCGCTGCAGGGGCTGCGCGGATGA
- a CDS encoding ferritin-like domain-containing protein, with protein MGAVHPRVLGYLGRALSLELSAVQQYMTQGSLMELWGDPEAAERFRRETVEEMQHAERIIQRMLALGVVPAASQLSPVSQAPDLVGLLRLNLNLEAALINHYAEALRFCMLVGDTYNQGFFEALWSDEQHHGDDLRAWLASLGASASAASMERATF; from the coding sequence ATGGGCGCCGTTCATCCGCGCGTCCTGGGTTATCTCGGTCGCGCCCTTAGCCTTGAACTCTCGGCTGTGCAGCAGTACATGACCCAGGGCTCCCTTATGGAGCTTTGGGGCGATCCAGAGGCTGCCGAGCGCTTTCGCCGCGAAACCGTGGAGGAAATGCAGCATGCGGAGCGGATCATCCAGCGCATGCTTGCCTTGGGGGTGGTGCCGGCCGCTTCCCAGCTGAGTCCCGTCAGTCAAGCCCCCGACCTGGTTGGCTTGCTGAGGCTCAACCTCAACCTGGAAGCCGCCCTGATCAATCACTACGCAGAGGCCTTGCGCTTCTGCATGCTGGTGGGCGACACCTACAACCAGGGATTCTTTGAGGCCCTCTGGTCAGACGAACAACACCACGGTGACGATCTGCGCGCCTGGCTGGCCAGCCTCGGGGCCAGTGCCAGCGCCGCTTCGATGGAGAGGGCCACCTTTTAA
- a CDS encoding BMC domain-containing protein yields MATPSPQSDPAAAATPAPAAAAEAAAASPGAASSAAAAGAPRALAAAKPAASKPRTAAAGSRSRTGGGAGTNRPSTPSSNKAMAPSIQGIALGMIETRGLVPAIEAADAMTKAAEVTLIAREFVGGGYVTVMVRGETGAVNAAVRAGADACERVGDGLVAAHIIARPHSEVEPALIATETTRRL; encoded by the coding sequence ATGGCCACCCCCTCCCCCCAAAGCGATCCCGCTGCCGCAGCCACCCCCGCCCCCGCGGCGGCGGCAGAGGCAGCGGCAGCGTCACCTGGGGCGGCCAGTTCAGCTGCGGCGGCGGGGGCCCCCAGGGCCCTAGCTGCCGCAAAACCGGCGGCTAGCAAGCCCCGCACCGCCGCCGCCGGTTCCCGTTCCCGTACCGGTGGCGGCGCCGGTACCAATCGTCCATCCACCCCTTCGAGCAACAAAGCCATGGCTCCTTCCATTCAGGGCATTGCCCTCGGCATGATTGAAACCCGTGGCCTGGTGCCTGCCATTGAGGCCGCCGACGCCATGACCAAGGCTGCGGAAGTCACCCTGATCGCCCGTGAATTTGTGGGCGGCGGCTATGTCACCGTGATGGTCCGGGGTGAAACCGGTGCTGTCAACGCAGCAGTCAGGGCCGGCGCCGATGCCTGCGAGCGCGTTGGCGATGGCCTGGTCGCCGCCCACATCATTGCCCGCCCCCACAGTGAAGTGGAGCCCGCCCTGATCGCCACTGAAACCACCCGCCGTCTTTGA
- a CDS encoding carboxysome peptide B: MEIMQVTGSLVCSQRVTGLNHSNLRILRNNKGKLSVAVDPVGASPGNWVFTASGSAARFACGNPEVQTDLTIGGIIDFWEPDG; encoded by the coding sequence ATGGAAATCATGCAGGTCACCGGTTCACTGGTTTGTAGCCAAAGGGTGACTGGTCTTAATCATTCCAATCTGCGCATCCTGCGCAACAACAAGGGCAAGCTCAGCGTCGCCGTTGATCCGGTGGGGGCCTCCCCCGGCAACTGGGTTTTTACCGCCAGCGGCTCAGCGGCCCGCTTTGCCTGCGGTAATCCCGAGGTGCAGACCGATCTGACGATCGGCGGAATCATCGATTTCTGGGAGCCCGACGGCTAG
- a CDS encoding carboxysome peptide A, translating into MLICKVVKPLVSTNRIPDFEHKHLQVVLDGSSQKVAVDAVGCIPGDWVICVGSSAAREAAGSKSYPSDLTIVGIIDHWDPDAGKAPAPAGGVS; encoded by the coding sequence ATGTTGATCTGCAAGGTGGTCAAACCCCTGGTCTCAACCAACCGCATCCCCGATTTCGAGCACAAGCACCTACAGGTTGTGCTCGATGGCAGCAGTCAGAAGGTCGCCGTCGATGCGGTCGGCTGCATTCCAGGCGACTGGGTGATCTGCGTTGGCAGTTCCGCTGCCCGGGAAGCTGCCGGCAGCAAGTCCTACCCCAGCGACCTCACCATTGTTGGCATCATTGACCACTGGGATCCGGATGCCGGCAAGGCCCCAGCTCCTGCGGGAGGGGTTTCTTGA
- a CDS encoding carboxysome shell carbonic anhydrase, translating to MPRRPTATPYRPMAPTAPRRRPLGGGASGVGLHPLTDRQANGTLQAYDERVKGAFDRIVPLLKRLSALQHEADFIEQAQRLALLELGFALPLPILEKAWVSQLDMASLFAWCVFETYEQTSEAFFQQDPLAGKPGSPAAEAFNAFLLSCGFHLLDITPCSDGRLAHAVAYALRLPFSSVRRRSHAGALFDVENTVNRWVKTEHRRYREGLPNPAHDDTRYLKVVLYHFSSKDPSHEGCAAHGSDDALAASCGLARLKDFQQAVENSFCCGASVDLLLIGIDTDTDAIRVHVPGLDGSTNLERWLDAQAVYEATCTLNSDGGRARIEAMVEEAAASSPDPGMVKLVARLLENNLSQIDYVRQLHGGSYVDAGHAERFIGVGIGFKEIHLRNLTYFAYMDTVEEGAPDLDVGIKIFKGLNVSRGLPVPVVVRFDYNGQVPGARDRAIRRCQRVQAAIESRYADLFSQGLLHALLTVREQDRHTPAEAVGSTITFASAGGH from the coding sequence ATGCCCCGTCGTCCCACCGCCACTCCCTATCGCCCGATGGCCCCCACGGCCCCCCGTCGCCGGCCCCTCGGTGGCGGCGCCAGCGGAGTAGGGCTCCATCCCCTCACCGACCGTCAGGCGAATGGGACCCTGCAGGCTTACGACGAGCGGGTGAAGGGTGCCTTTGATCGCATCGTGCCCCTGCTCAAGCGCCTTTCGGCTCTCCAGCACGAGGCTGATTTCATCGAGCAGGCCCAGCGTCTAGCTCTTTTGGAGCTTGGCTTTGCCTTGCCTTTGCCAATTCTGGAGAAGGCCTGGGTCAGCCAACTTGACATGGCCAGCCTGTTTGCCTGGTGTGTGTTCGAAACCTACGAGCAGACCAGTGAGGCCTTTTTTCAGCAGGATCCCTTGGCCGGCAAGCCCGGCAGCCCGGCAGCAGAGGCTTTCAACGCTTTCCTGCTCTCCTGTGGCTTCCATCTGCTCGATATCACCCCCTGCTCCGATGGCCGGCTGGCCCATGCGGTGGCCTACGCCCTGAGGCTTCCCTTTAGCTCGGTGAGGCGCCGCTCCCATGCAGGAGCCCTGTTCGATGTGGAGAACACAGTGAACCGGTGGGTGAAGACCGAGCACCGCCGCTACCGCGAAGGTCTGCCCAATCCAGCCCACGACGACACGCGCTACCTCAAGGTGGTTCTATACCACTTCAGCTCCAAGGACCCCAGCCACGAGGGCTGCGCGGCCCATGGCAGCGACGATGCCCTGGCGGCCTCCTGTGGTCTCGCCCGGCTGAAGGATTTTCAGCAAGCGGTGGAGAACAGCTTCTGCTGCGGAGCCTCAGTGGATCTGCTGCTGATCGGCATCGACACCGACACAGACGCCATTCGCGTGCATGTGCCAGGCCTCGACGGCAGCACCAATCTGGAGCGCTGGCTCGATGCCCAGGCTGTCTATGAAGCCACCTGCACGCTTAACAGCGATGGCGGCCGGGCCCGCATTGAGGCGATGGTGGAAGAGGCCGCGGCCAGCTCCCCCGACCCTGGCATGGTGAAGCTGGTTGCCAGGTTGCTGGAGAATAACCTCTCCCAGATTGACTATGTGCGTCAGCTCCACGGCGGCAGCTACGTAGATGCGGGTCATGCCGAGCGGTTTATTGGTGTGGGGATTGGTTTCAAGGAGATCCATTTGCGCAATCTCACCTATTTCGCCTACATGGATACGGTGGAAGAAGGGGCTCCTGATTTAGATGTGGGCATCAAGATCTTCAAGGGTCTCAACGTTTCCCGCGGCCTGCCAGTGCCGGTTGTGGTGCGTTTTGATTACAACGGCCAGGTTCCCGGGGCCCGCGACCGCGCCATCCGCCGCTGCCAGCGGGTGCAGGCCGCCATTGAAAGCCGCTACGCCGACCTATTCAGCCAGGGGTTGCTGCACGCACTCCTAACAGTTCGCGAGCAGGACCGCCATACCCCTGCAGAGGCGGTAGGTTCCACCATCACGTTCGCGAGCGCAGGAGGACACTGA